In a single window of the Metopolophium dirhodum isolate CAU chromosome 2, ASM1992520v1, whole genome shotgun sequence genome:
- the LOC132938222 gene encoding neuroplastin isoform X1 has translation MCWNSLSVVVYSVVFCALLDFGPSRVLADEPSYEGNTTVRDGDPFKITCRVSMFQVIKWQKDGHTLVTGEHYNISEAVTNDNMFVSTITANSASSMHSGAYRCTTQYNKFHVLYVVTAQATIKANYDYGDNHKIGEYKSKLTLICNIDGTQDPEYIWKWFKGDNQITTDSEDPHHVDVSGNTLVVNRFVENDAGQYTCSLFSSKNSPIDKKVFNVVLKPYMKLPKTATFIEGEKMELECIVYGVPTPEVSWKFENTTLVPSEHIKFLPNKKNITNAILVLDPITMKDRGNFICSGKNSVVYEPVHSGASYVRIKDKMAALWPFLGICAEVIVLCLVIFIYEKKRNKAEFEESDTDQGPETNNANDHSGGDVRHRK, from the exons CTGATGAGCCCAGTTACGAGGGTAATACAACAGTGAGGGATGGCGACCCATTTAAGATAACATGTCGTGTGTCAATGTTCCAAGTCATAAAATGGCAAAAAGATGGTCACACCCTGGTTACTGGTGAACACTACAATATCAGCGAGGCAGTAACTAATGACAATATGTTTGTATCCACAATTACGGCCAATTCTGCATCCTCGATGCATTCGGGTGCCTATCGATGCACAACACAGTACAACAAGTTTCATGTACTATATGTGGTTACCG ctCAAGCAACTATAAAAGCAAACTATGACTACGGCGATAATCATAAAATAGGTGAATATAAAAGCAAACTAACACTTATTTGTAATATTGATGGCACTCAAGATCCAGAGTACATATGGAAATG gtTTAAAGGTGACAATCAAATAACAACTGACTCTGAAGACCCACACCACGTTGATGTGTCTGGAAACACTCTGGTAGTTAATCGTTTTGTTGAAAACGATGCTGGTCAGTATACATGCAGCTTATTCTCTTCCAAAAATAGTCCAATTGACAAGAAGGTGTTCAACGTTGTct tAAAGCCTTACATGAAACTGCCAAAAACAGCTACATTTATCGAGGGTGAAAAAATGGAATTGGAATGCATTGTATATGGTGTACCTACACCAGAAGTTAGTTGGAAATTtg aaaataCCACTCTTGTGCCTTCTgaacatattaaatttttacctaacaaaaagAATATTACCAATGCCATCTTAGTTTTGGATCCGATCACAATGAAAGATAGAGGAAATTTCATCTGCAGTGGAAAGAATAGTGTTGTCTATGAGCCTGTACACTCTGGTGCTTCCTATGTGCGCATTAAAG ACAAAATGGCGGCATTGTGGCCGTTCTTGGGTATTTGTGCTGAAGTGATTGTTCTGTGTttggttatatttatatatgagaaGAAACGTAACAAGGCCGAATTTGAGGAAAGTGACACCGACCAAGGGCCAGAGAC AAACAATGCTAACGACCACAGCGGTGGTGATGTACGACACCGGAAATAA
- the LOC132938222 gene encoding neuroplastin isoform X2 — protein MCWNSLSVVVYSVVFCALLDFGPSRVLADEPSYEGNTTVRDGDPFKITCRVSMFQVIKWQKDGHTLVTGEHYNISEAVTNDNMFVSTITANSASSMHSGAYRCTTQYNKFHVLYVVTAQATIKANYDYGDNHKIGEYKSKLTLICNIDGTQDPEYIWKWFKGDNQITTDSEDPHHVDVSGNTLVVNRFVENDAGQYTCSLFSSKNSPIDKKVFNVVLKPYMKLPKTATFIEGEKMELECIVYGVPTPEVSWKFENTTLVPSEHIKFLPNKKNITNAILVLDPITMKDRGNFICSGKNSVVYEPVHSGASYVRIKDKMAALWPFLGICAEVIVLCLVIFIYEKKRNKAEFEESDTDQGPET, from the exons CTGATGAGCCCAGTTACGAGGGTAATACAACAGTGAGGGATGGCGACCCATTTAAGATAACATGTCGTGTGTCAATGTTCCAAGTCATAAAATGGCAAAAAGATGGTCACACCCTGGTTACTGGTGAACACTACAATATCAGCGAGGCAGTAACTAATGACAATATGTTTGTATCCACAATTACGGCCAATTCTGCATCCTCGATGCATTCGGGTGCCTATCGATGCACAACACAGTACAACAAGTTTCATGTACTATATGTGGTTACCG ctCAAGCAACTATAAAAGCAAACTATGACTACGGCGATAATCATAAAATAGGTGAATATAAAAGCAAACTAACACTTATTTGTAATATTGATGGCACTCAAGATCCAGAGTACATATGGAAATG gtTTAAAGGTGACAATCAAATAACAACTGACTCTGAAGACCCACACCACGTTGATGTGTCTGGAAACACTCTGGTAGTTAATCGTTTTGTTGAAAACGATGCTGGTCAGTATACATGCAGCTTATTCTCTTCCAAAAATAGTCCAATTGACAAGAAGGTGTTCAACGTTGTct tAAAGCCTTACATGAAACTGCCAAAAACAGCTACATTTATCGAGGGTGAAAAAATGGAATTGGAATGCATTGTATATGGTGTACCTACACCAGAAGTTAGTTGGAAATTtg aaaataCCACTCTTGTGCCTTCTgaacatattaaatttttacctaacaaaaagAATATTACCAATGCCATCTTAGTTTTGGATCCGATCACAATGAAAGATAGAGGAAATTTCATCTGCAGTGGAAAGAATAGTGTTGTCTATGAGCCTGTACACTCTGGTGCTTCCTATGTGCGCATTAAAG ACAAAATGGCGGCATTGTGGCCGTTCTTGGGTATTTGTGCTGAAGTGATTGTTCTGTGTttggttatatttatatatgagaaGAAACGTAACAAGGCCGAATTTGAGGAAAGTGACACCGACCAAGGGCCAGAGACGTAA